The following nucleotide sequence is from Dehalogenimonas formicexedens.
TAGGGTCCCTGTCCTGGCAGTCGATGCCGACCCTGCAGCAAATCTTGACCTTGGCCTGGGTGTGAATGTTGAAAAAACCATTGGCTCCATTTTGGCTGGTTACAACGAGAATAAACTTGTTATTCCACCGGGTATGTCCAAGGAAGCTCTACTGGACTTGAAACTGAACGAGTCGATATTTGAAAGCCAGGATTTTGACTTAATAACCATGGGCCGGGGAGAAGGAGCGGGCTGCTATTGTTTTCCGAACAATGTCCTGAAATCCTTCATCGACAAACTTTTGCCAAACTATAAGTTCATGGTTATGGATAACGAAGCCGGACTTGAGCATCTAAGCCGCGGCACAACCGAGTCTATCGACCATCTGCTGCTCGTCTCAAACCATTCAGTAAAGGGCGTACGTACCGTCGGTACGATAATCCAATTGGTAAAAGAACTGAGACTTAACATCAAACATCGGTGGGTCATCTTGAACCAGGCTCCCGAGACAATCGATCCACTTGTTGAAGCGGAATTCGGCAGGCTGGGCATCTCGATAGGAGCCGCGATACCGGAAGACCGTCTAATAATGGAATACGACTGGCACCAGCGGTCGCTGCTGGATATGCCCGGAGACTCGGCGTCGGTCCAGGCAATCGATAAAATGATGAACCAGATTCTTTCAAAGAATCCGAGTGAGGTTAATTCATGACGGCCAGGATTATAAGCGGTACCGAAATTTCTAAGCAGATTCGCGAAGAACTTAAAAATGAAATTGAGATGCTTCGCGCCCGCCACCATGTCATACCCGGTCTGGCCACCGTCATCGTGGGCAATGATCCGGCGTCCCAAACCTATGTCGGTTCCAAGGTCAGAGCCTGCCAGGAGTTGGGGATATTCTCGGCCAATTATCCATTGCCGGAAGAAACGTCCGAGAAGGAATTGCTCTACCTCATCAAAACTTTGAATGACGATCCGAGGATCAACGGCATCCTGGTGCAGGTGCCGCTGCCGAAACATATCGATGAAAACAGGGTTCTGACGGCGATCTCGCCCGACAAAGACGTGGACGGGTTCCATCCCATCAACATCGGGCGTTTGGTTATCGGCGAAAAATCCCTGCTGCCGTGTACCCCTGCCGGCATCCAGCAGATGCTGATCCGAAGCAATGTCGATACCGAAGGTGCGGAAGTGGTAGTCGTGGGGCGGTCAAACATCGTGGGCAAGCCAATAGCCAACATACTGTTGCAGAAGGCCGCCGGAGCCAACGCCACGGTGACCGTCTGCCATTCTGCTACACATGATATGGCCAACCATACCCGAAGGGCTGACATCCTCATCGCGGCCATTGGTAAACCACGGTTTATCACCGCCGATATGGTGAAACCGGGCGCCACGGTCATAGATGTGGGAACCAATGAGATCGGCAAAACTCCAGCCGGCAAGAGAATCTTGTGTGGAGACGTCGATTTTGATAATGTTAAGGCCGTCGCAAGCGCCATCACGCCGGTTCCGGGGGGCGTCGGCCCGATGACAATCGTTATGCTGATGGCAAACACAGTCAAAGCCGCCAAGATGGCTCACGGCTTGAAATAGCCGAGATTATTCCACCTCCAGACGAGAGGAACTTTTATGGCTGTAGATATTCCCAGGATCAATTATTCCGGTAGTATACGTTCAATCAGTCTCGGTGATAGACAGCAAGTCATGGTCGGCGGCGAACAGAGATATTCATTTTACGGTTTTGAAGGATCTTCACCGAATCCGCCCCGTATCGCCATGGAAGTTTATGATGAAGCTCCATTAGATTGGCCCGAGGCGGCACAGGCGCCCTTCGCCGGTGAGATGAACGATCCGGTCGCATGGGCAAGAAAGTGCGTCGAGGTGTACGGGGCAGAGATGATCTGCCTGCAACTCCAGAGCACCGACCCGAACGGAACCAACCGGGATGCAGACGCAGCAGCCAGGGTGGTTTCCCAAGTAGCCCACTCAATCGATGTGCCTTTGATTGTCTGGGGTACGGCCAACCATGAAAAAGATACCGAGGTGCTGCGGGCTGTGGCGGAAGCGGTACAGGACCGGCGCCTTGTCCTTGGTCCTGTGGAAAAAGGTGATTACAAAAAGATAGCGGCAGCGGCAATGGCATACAAGCATACCGTCATTGCGTCCAGCCCTATCGATATCAACCTTGCCAAGCAGTTAAATATCCTGATGGCTAACCTGGGAGTCAATCCCAACGAGATGATAATGGATCCAACGGTGAGTTCTATCGGCTACGGCATCGAATACGCATATTCTGTGATGGAACGTATCCGGATGGCGGCGCTCACGCAACAGGATGAAAAGCTCCAATTCCCGCTCATCTGTAATATCGCCCGGGAAACCTGGAAATCCAAAGAAGCCAAAATCGCAGAATCCGAAGACCCCAGGCTGGGAGATGCCGAAAAACGCGGCATTACCCTGGAAGCCATGAGCGCCACGTTACTGCTTTTGGCTGGCGCCGATATACTGGTGATGCGGCATCCTGAGGCTATTAGACTGGTTAAGGATATGATCGACGATCTTAGCTGATCTCGATATTTAGCGATTCCGAGGTTAACATTATGTCAACGATTATTGCCACTGCTGCCATAAACGGCGCTCACCAGTTGGTAGACCGGGCTGAATCTGCCTGGCGGAACGCTCTGGTAACCAAAGGTAGCGGCCAACCAGTCGGTTTCCCAAATACGGCTTACTTCCTTCCGGTAATTTACGGCGTAACCGGTCAAAAAGTAGAGACCCTCGGCGATGTGGCACACGCAATAGCCAAATGCCGCGAGATGCTGCCTCCGGTCATGAAACCTGAGGACGCTCTCTTATCACTGGATCCGGTGCTCAATGCCGGCATGGCGGCTCTGTTCGCCGAAGAGATCATTGAGGCGATCCGATACCTGGAACAGCCTGATTATTACACCAAGACCGAGGATCCGATTGACGACAATATCTGGCTTGGCGCCGCCGATGACGTCATCCTGAGAAAAAGGGGCGTCGAGTTCGTTGACGGGACCGCCCCTGGTTTTGCTGCTATTCTTGGCGCGGCGCCCTCCGATGAAATCGCCGTAAAAATTGCGACTGAACTGCAGCAGAAAAACCTCTATACCTTTATGAGCGCGGCCAGCGGCGACCAACTATTAGCGCGGCAGTTACTGCGTTCTGGCATCCAGGTCGGCTGGCCGACCCGGCTGGTGCCCTTCGGTCCGGACACCTCGTCGACCGTTTTCGGGATCGGCTTTGCCGTGCGAGTCGCCCTCTCTTTTGGCAACGTCATTCCGGGGCAGGCGAAGAGCTTGTTTGAATACTGCAAAAACAGGGTTTACGCCTTTGTGATGGCTCTTGGCGAAGTGAGCGAAGAATGGGCGGCTACCGCGGCGGGTGCTCTCAACTTCGGCTTTCCGGTTATTGCCGATTCTGCCATTCCCGAAATTCCAAATGCCATCGTATCGAATGTTTCTCAAGATAAAATCGTCAACCGGGCGATCGATGTCCGTGGGCTCAAGATCGTGATCAACGAAGTCCCGGTCCCGGTGGCTTACGGCCCTGCTTACGAAGGTGAGCGTGTCAGGGGTGAAGACATCTACCTTGAATGCGGTGGCGGGCGCACGCCGATGGTAGAGTGGGTAACTTCAAGGCCGATCGACGAAGTCACTGACGGTGCGGTTGAAGTCAGTGGACCTGAATTAGATGAGGTTCCCGCCGGCAGCAAACTGCCGTTGGCCATCGTTGTCGAAGTCGCCGGAAGGCAAATGCAGGACGATTACGAGCCCATTCTGGAAAGGCAGATCCATCACCTCATCAATTACGCCCAGGGTGTCATGCACATCGGCCAGAGGGATATTGCATGGTTAAGGGTGAGCAAAGGGGCGGTTGAAAAAGGGTTCAGGCTGAGTCATATCGGAAAATTGCTCCACGCCAAGTTGCACCAGGATTTCGGCCGCATCTTCGATAAAATGCAGGTAACCCTTTACACCCGCACCGAGGACGTGCTGGCGATCGTTGCCAAAGCCAAAGAGGCCTACGCCGCTCGTGATGCCCGCATCGAGGGAATGACCGATGAATCTGTGGAGACCTTTTATTCCTGCCTGTTGTGCCAGTCCTTCGCCCCGTCCCATGTATGCGTGATCAGTCCGGAACGGACCGGGCTCTGCGGGTCCTACAACTGGATGGATTGCAAGGCATCCTTTGACATCAACCCCATCGGTCCCAACCAGCCAGTATCCAAAGGCCAGACTCTCGACCCGCGCCTGGGCCAGTGGAAAGGCGTTAACGAATATGTTTTCAAAGCGTCGCGGGGTAACGTGGACCATTATAATTTTTACAGCATCATATCGGATCCTATGACCGCCTGCGGCTGTATGGAATGCATTTCCGCCATACTCCCCTTGTGCAACGGAGTTATGACGGTCAACCGAGAATACACCGATATGACGCCCTGCGGTATGAAATTCACCACGCTGGCCGGGACCATCGGCGGCGGCGTTACTACACCCGGTTTCGTGGGGCATTCCAAGTACAATATCACCCAACGGAAATTCCTGGCCGCCGAAGAGGGGATTAAGCGGCTGGTCTGGATGCCCCGTTCCCTTAAAGAAGAGATCGCCGATCTTTTTAACGAGCGGGCAAACGAGATTGGCATCCCGGATCTATTGAACCGGGTTGCCGACGAGACCGTTGGTACGACGGAAGAGGCCATTCTTTCCTTCCTGACCGAGATGAATCACCCGGCGCTCTCGTTAGATCCGCTGTTATAACAAAGGAGACACCATGGCCCTTTCAGGGATTGAAATTTTCAAATATCTACCGAGAACAAATTGTGGTAAATGCGGCGTGCCCACCTGCCTGGCTTTCGCCATGAGTCTGGCTGCCGGTAAGGCCGAGTTGAGCGCCTGCCCTTTTGTAACCGCCGAGTCAAAGGCAAAACTTGAGGAAGCTTCTGCGCCGCCCATCCGCCCCATAACGATAAGCACTGGAAACAAGACGCTCAAAGTCGGTGGAGAGACGGTTTTATTCCGGCATGAGAAAAGGTTTGAGAATCCCCCGGGACTGGCGATTACGATCAGCGATACCATGCCTGAAGCTGAAATCGATCGCCGTTTGAAAGCTTTGAAGTTCTACACTTATAACCGCGTTGGAGCGACCCTCCGTCCGGAACTGGTGGCTCTGAAATATGAGTCCGGCAACCCGGAAACTTACGCATCTTTGGCAAGCCGAGCCAAAGCCGAAACCGACGCAGGCATCATCCTGCTGTGCAAAGCCGTCGATGGTATAGTAGCTGCGGCTAATGCCTGCTCAGAAAGAAAACCAGTTCTTTGCGCTATCACAGAATCAAACCTTGACCTGCTGGCTCCAATTGCGGTCGATTACAAGCTGCCAGTTGTAGCGCGAAGCGAAAGCCTGGATGGGTTGGCCGAATTGACCGACCGGTTGGTCAAACTTGGCATCAAGGACATAATCCTGGATTCCGGAGCCCGAAACATCAAAAGCGCCCTGGCGGATCAAGTTGCCCTACGCAGGTTGGCTTTGCTAAAGAAGTTCCGGTTATTGGGTTATCCGACGATCGCCTTTCCTGGCGAAATGACGGATAACCCCCTGAAAGAAGCGCTGATTGCTTCGATCATGGTAGCGAAATACGCGGGGATAATCGTCTTGTCGGATTTTCGGGGAGAGACCCTTTTCCCGCTCCTGGTAGCACGGATGAACCTTTTCAGCGACCCCCAGAGGCCCCAGGCTACCGCCGAGGGCATCTATGAGATAAACGGACCCGATGAGAACTCTCCTGTTGCCATCACCTGCAATTTCTCGCTGACTTATTTCATCGTCTCCGGCGAGATCGAGAACACCCGGATGCCTGCCCACCTCTTGATCAAGGACACTGAAGGGCTTTCCGTGATGACTGCCTGGGCCGCCGGAAAGTTCGGCGCCGATAACATCGGCGGATTCGTCAAAAAGAGCGGTATTGCCGACCGGATCAAGCACCGCAAGATTATTATCCCTGGATACATTGCCCAGGAAAGCGGCGGCCTCGAAGAACAGCTACCTGGTTGGGAGATTATGGTAGGACCCCGGGAAGCGGCTCACCTCCTGTCATATCTAAAATCGAACTGGAAATAGATTGAAGCCGAACGAACAGAAGCCGAAGCTACCTTCGCCTCCGGGATACGACCAGGCGTACGGCCAATCCTATGAATTGGCTTTTGATCGACTCACCGAGGTTGATCCGACGATATTGGGAATGCGCAGCGGCGCCTCGCTTGGGCCGGGCCAGGGTATAAAGCTAGATTTTTTGAATTTTCCGGTCATCGTCGACATCAGACAGCGCAGCGTGACCGCAGCAGGGTTTCCTCTACTTTCGATTTCAGATAAACTGGTTATCCTGCACTACCTTGTCACGGCCGGGGGCAAACCGGCTTCGGGCAAATTGATTTCGTTCAAAGACCTCCCCGAGGGTTCGGGTTATTTCCCAACGTTCTACAAAAGGGCGATCGCTCCGATTGTCAATATATTCAACAAGTCCGTTGGTGATCTAATCGGCGCGGCAAAAAATATTGGTGGAACCCAAATCGCTATGGGCGATCTGGGTTTATCGATCCCTGTCTTTGCCAGGGTCACCTTGAACTGGGTATTCTGGCGCGGCGATGACCTTTTGCCACCCGAGGGTTCGATTTTGTTCGATGCCAGCATCACGGATTATCTCCCTGTCGAAGATGTTGCCGTTTTATGCCATTCGGTTGCCAACCGGTTAGCCGCCTGAAAAATGCCAAATCATAGACAGCCTGACCCTGCTGGAATATAATAATTTAGATATAAACTTTATGGAAAGTACCGAAAAGATCAAGGTCCTCCTTGCCGACGATCACGTTATCGTTCGTGAGGGCACAAAAGAACTGGTTCAGCGACAACCGGATATGCAGGTCGTGGCTGAAGCCAGCGATGGTGTCGAAGCGGTGGAATTGGCGCGCGTCTATAGACCTGACGTCATTGTAATGGATATCGCAATGCCGAACATGAACGGTATCGAAGCGACCAAGCAAATCAAGAAGATCCAGCCTTCTACCGCTGTCTTGATACTGACTGCCTATGATAGCGACCAATACATCATGGCTTTGCTAGAGGCCGGAGCCGCGGGGTACCTGCTAAAAAACGTTCGCGGCAATCAACTCATAGACGCCATTAGAGCGGTATATTCCGGAGAGTCGATTCTCCAACCCTCCACTACTCGCCGTGTTATCGATCATCTCAAGGTAAAGGCAGTTAAAACTGATGATGACACCTCTTCCAACACTCTTACCGAAAGGGAGATGGAAGTGCTAAAACTGGCAGCTAGAGGCGTAAGTAACAGGGATATCGCCGAGCAGCTTTTTGTAAGCACCAGGACGGTACAAACCCATCTTTCAAACATATTCAAAAAATTAGATGTCGCTTCGCGTACCGAAGCGATTTTGTATGATCTGAAGCGGGGCTGGTTCTATATGGAGGAATTGCCATAGGCGCGGTTAGTGCCAGTACTGCACCCTCCGGTCCCAAAACACCAAAAACGCGGCGGTGGCCTCGTTTCCTACTTAATTTCCATTTCTGGCTGCTGGTTCTCTTATTTGTGGGAGGATTTTTCCTGCAATATCCCCACCTGATTCCATTTATCAACACAGTCGACCCTAATTCGTTTTTATCGCTTACCCGGCACTCTTTCGGACGGCTGATTATGTTACTGCCGGTCACCTACGCCGCGCTCGTTTTCGGGATGCGTTTCGGCTTACTCGCTTTATTGATCGCCATCGGTATCATAATGCCCAACTTGTTTCTTTCGCAGTCCGGACCGACCCAGGATGACATCATTGAAATTATCGGTATTGTTATCATCGGTTTGGTGGTTAATCTCTGGCTTGAGAGTTATGAAACTGACAAAAGACACCGCCAGGTAGCGTATTTGAGATTAGAGAATGCTCAACGTGAACTGCAGCGCATGCAACAAAATCTCAGGTTCTATTTGAAACAGATTACTATCGCTCAGGAAGAGGAGCGACGGCGGATCGCCCAAGAACTTCACGATGAAACGGCGCAGGACCTGATCGCTTTATCACGCAAAGTTGATGGTTTCATGACCCTGCATCCGGCTTTGCCTTCAACCGATGAAAGCTATCTTGAGGATATGCATCAGCATATTAACCGCACTTTAAGTGGCGTCCGTCGATTCAGTCAGGACCTTCGCCCTTCGGTACTGGACGACCTTGGTTTAATTCCGGCTTTAGATTGGTTAATCCCGGAATTGTCCAAGCACTACAAAATAAAAATCGAACTGAAGATCAATGGAGAGGCTAAGCGGTTTCCGCCTGAGGCGGAACTCGTTCTTTTTCGGATAGTTCAGGAGTCTCTCCGCAACGTCGGGAAGCATGCTATGGCGACAGAGGTTTTGGTTACCGTGGACTTCGAACCTGAGACAACCGTTTTTACCGTTAGGGATAACGGCCGGGGTTTCCATCCTCCGGACCGGATAGGTGATCTGGCAGTCAGCGGGAAATTGGGTCTGACCGGTATGCAGGAACGGGCCCAATTGATCGGAGCAAAACTGTCGATAAAATCAGTTTCAGGCGAGGGCACGACTGTAAAGGTCGAACTCCCCAACCCATCCGAGCACACTGAACACCCCTACTAAATTGGTACGGATCTTGACCCTATGTTATAATCCCGCTCAATAATGTTGAATGATCGTTCAACATCAGTGAGGTGAATGTTGGGGACCAAATCACCCTTCCAAGAAGTCGCAGATCTCATCATCGAAAGCGGCGGCGATGCTTTAAAACAATGCTATCAATGTGGCACTTGCACCGCCACTTGTCCCTGGAGAGACTATACCTCGTTTTTGCCGCGTCGTATGTTCCAGGAAGCCTGGCTCGGCCTGACCGATTTTGAATCGGAATCTTTGTGGCGATGTGTTACATGCAACAAATGCGTCGAGCGTTGTCCCCGAGGGGTGCCGATCATCGATCTGATGCGGGCACTGCGGCGATCGGTTATTGGAATGGGCATAGCCGAAGCCCCGTCTGCCCTGGCCGGCGCTTTACGCAACCTGTCTGCCGTGGGTAACCCCATGGGCGAACCCACCGGAAACCGAAACGCCTGGGCTGCTGATTTAGATATCAAACGGTTCGATCAAAACACACACTACCTTTACTTCCCTTGTTGCGTCACGTCCTACGACCCGAACTTGAAAAGTGTAGCCAGAGCTACAACACGGATTCTTACGCATGCTGGAATCGATTTTGGCATACTTGAAGGTGCAGTCTGCTGCGGTGAAAGCGCGCGTAAAGCCGGCGATGAAGCCTTGTTTCAACAGCTGGTCGGCACAAACAGCAGTCTTTTTGAAACCAACGGGGTTAAAAAGATTATTGTAAATTCACCACATTGTTTCGATACCTTCGCACGTGAATACCCTGAAATCGGAGCACGCTTCGAAATAATTCACACCTCGCAATTGTTTTCGGAACTAACCCGTCAAGGGCGCCTCAAACCCGGAAAAAACACTCAGCGCAAGGTCACGTATCATGACCCCTGTTACCTGGGCCGCCACAACGGGGTTTACGACGATCCTAGACAACTGATCAAAGAAATAACCGGGGTTGATTTCATCGAAATTGAACCCAATAAGGCCGAAAGCCTTTGCTGCGGCGGCGGGGGTGGCCGTATCTGGATGGACACCCCCCGAGACGAACGCTTCTGTGAGGACAGGTTGAAACAAGCGTTGATAACCGGCGCCAATACACTGGTAACCGCGTGCCCTTACTGTTTATCGAATTTTAAAGACAGTTCTCTGAATCAGTCTGCCTCGGAAACCATCGACATCATGGATATCAGCGAACTACTCGCCGAGGCCCTGTAAATTTTGCTGGAGGCTTCTTGTGTCTGAGGAAATCAGGATCGGGGTTTATGTCTGCCATTGCGGTATCAATATCGCTAGCGTTGTCGATGTGGCCTCAGTCGCCGAATACGCCGGTACACTTCCAGGTGTGGTAATCGCCCGGGCGAACAAATACACCTGCTCCGATCCCGGGCAAGAACTTATCAAGGCAGATATTTCGAAATTCGAACTGAATCGTGTGGTGGTCGCCGCTTGTTCGCCCACAATGCACGAGAAAACCTACCGCCGGGTGCTGCAAACCACCGGCCTTAACCCGTATCTGCTTGAGATGGCTAACATCAGGGAACACTGCGCCTGGGTTAACCGTGAAAACCCGGTGGCGGCAACCAAAAAGGCTAAGGACGCGGTCAGAGCCGCAGTAATGAGGGTAGCTCTCCAAAAGCCCCTCGAACCCCACACTATCGAAGTTAATAAAGATACTCTAGTAGTCGGCGGCGGTATCGCAGGGATCACCACCTCCCTCGAAATCGCAGATGCCGGGCACAAGGTCTTCCTCGTCGAAAAAAAACCCAGCATCGGTGGGCACATGGCCCAATTGGACAAAACCTTTCCGACCCTCGACTGTGCCGCCTGTATTTCCACGCCCAAGATGAGCCAGGCCGGCCAGCACCCCAATATCGAACTGTTATCGTACAGCGAGGTTGCCTCAGTTTCCGGGCACGCCGGAAACTTCATAATTACAGTCAACCGGAAACCGCGTTATATACGTGAAAAGGACTGCAAGGGTTGCGGTGATTGTGCTGTCGCCTGCCCTGTCGAGATTTCCTCCGAGTTCGATCAGGGACTCTCAGTTCGTAAAGCCGCCTACCGGCCGTTCCCACAATCCGTTCCCAACACCTATACCATAGACCGGCGTGGTACCCCGCCCTGCCGCGCCGCTTGCCCGGCTGGCGTGAACGTCCAGGGCTATACGGCTTTGATCTCCAAAGGCAAATTTGGTGAAGCTCTTGAAGTCGTGCGCCGAACCATGCCATTCGCCTCCGTATGCGGACGCGTGTGCACCCATCCATGCGAAAACGCCTGCAGTCGAAAAGATGTCGATGAAAGCGTTTCAATTCGGGCTCTTAAACGTTTTATCGCTGATTATGAATTGACTCGCGGACGTGACCCCGTGGTTCGGAACATCAAGCGGTCGGAAAAAATCGCCGTCGTCGGCTCGGGTCCCGCTGGTCTGGCATGTGCGTATGACCTCCTTAAACTTGGCTATCCGGTGACCATCTATGAGGCCGATGAAAAACCAGGTGGTATGCTCCGTTACGGCATTCCGGCTTATCGCCTGCCAGAAGCCTCCCTGGATAATGACATCAAGTATATCGAGGAACTCGGCGCCGAAATAAAAACCGGGATCAAGGTCGATTCTCTTGCCGGTCTCGACGACCATGGCTTCGCTGCCGTGTTCGTCGCCTGCGGCGCCTGGAAGAGCCAGGAACTTGGTATACCAGGTGAGTCAGCCAACGGCGTCCTTAACGCCCTCGAGTTTCTAAAGCGGGTAAGAAAAGGCCAGGCGCCCAAACTCGGCGACAGGGTTGCTGTAATCGGCGGCGGTAATGCCGCGATCGACTCCGCCCGCACCGCGGTTCGTCTCGGAGCCACCGAGGTGACTGTCATCTACCGCCGTTCAAGGGTTGAGATGCCGGCAATTCCCGAGGAAGTAGCCGCTGCCGAAGCTGAAGGCGTGCGGTTCATGATGCTTGCTGCCCCGGTTGAAATCCTTTCCTCTGAAGGCACTCTGAGCGCTTTGCGCTGTGTCCGCATGGAACTCGGAGAGCCTGATGCAAGCAACCGTCGCCGCCCGGTACCCGTGTCCGGAAGCGAATTTGAAGTACCGGTCAACAGTGTCATTATCGCTGCCGGCCAATCGGTTGACCGCGCTGAATTCGGGGAGCTCGAACGCAATACCAATGGAACCGTAACAGCCGATCCGGTGACTCTGGAAACAAATCTAAAAGGCGTCTTCGCCGGCGGTGACGCCATCACCGGAGCGGCAACGGTTATCGAA
It contains:
- a CDS encoding AAA family ATPase yields the protein MTISIAMAGKGGTGKTSIACLIVRYLIKQRRVPVLAVDADPAANLDLGLGVNVEKTIGSILAGYNENKLVIPPGMSKEALLDLKLNESIFESQDFDLITMGRGEGAGCYCFPNNVLKSFIDKLLPNYKFMVMDNEAGLEHLSRGTTESIDHLLLVSNHSVKGVRTVGTIIQLVKELRLNIKHRWVILNQAPETIDPLVEAEFGRLGISIGAAIPEDRLIMEYDWHQRSLLDMPGDSASVQAIDKMMNQILSKNPSEVNS
- the folD gene encoding bifunctional methylenetetrahydrofolate dehydrogenase/methenyltetrahydrofolate cyclohydrolase FolD, translated to MTARIISGTEISKQIREELKNEIEMLRARHHVIPGLATVIVGNDPASQTYVGSKVRACQELGIFSANYPLPEETSEKELLYLIKTLNDDPRINGILVQVPLPKHIDENRVLTAISPDKDVDGFHPINIGRLVIGEKSLLPCTPAGIQQMLIRSNVDTEGAEVVVVGRSNIVGKPIANILLQKAAGANATVTVCHSATHDMANHTRRADILIAAIGKPRFITADMVKPGATVIDVGTNEIGKTPAGKRILCGDVDFDNVKAVASAITPVPGGVGPMTIVMLMANTVKAAKMAHGLK
- a CDS encoding acetyl-CoA decarbonylase/synthase complex subunit delta, with amino-acid sequence MAVDIPRINYSGSIRSISLGDRQQVMVGGEQRYSFYGFEGSSPNPPRIAMEVYDEAPLDWPEAAQAPFAGEMNDPVAWARKCVEVYGAEMICLQLQSTDPNGTNRDADAAARVVSQVAHSIDVPLIVWGTANHEKDTEVLRAVAEAVQDRRLVLGPVEKGDYKKIAAAAMAYKHTVIASSPIDINLAKQLNILMANLGVNPNEMIMDPTVSSIGYGIEYAYSVMERIRMAALTQQDEKLQFPLICNIARETWKSKEAKIAESEDPRLGDAEKRGITLEAMSATLLLLAGADILVMRHPEAIRLVKDMIDDLS
- the acsB gene encoding acetyl-CoA decarbonylase/synthase complex subunit alpha/beta, with translation MSTIIATAAINGAHQLVDRAESAWRNALVTKGSGQPVGFPNTAYFLPVIYGVTGQKVETLGDVAHAIAKCREMLPPVMKPEDALLSLDPVLNAGMAALFAEEIIEAIRYLEQPDYYTKTEDPIDDNIWLGAADDVILRKRGVEFVDGTAPGFAAILGAAPSDEIAVKIATELQQKNLYTFMSAASGDQLLARQLLRSGIQVGWPTRLVPFGPDTSSTVFGIGFAVRVALSFGNVIPGQAKSLFEYCKNRVYAFVMALGEVSEEWAATAAGALNFGFPVIADSAIPEIPNAIVSNVSQDKIVNRAIDVRGLKIVINEVPVPVAYGPAYEGERVRGEDIYLECGGGRTPMVEWVTSRPIDEVTDGAVEVSGPELDEVPAGSKLPLAIVVEVAGRQMQDDYEPILERQIHHLINYAQGVMHIGQRDIAWLRVSKGAVEKGFRLSHIGKLLHAKLHQDFGRIFDKMQVTLYTRTEDVLAIVAKAKEAYAARDARIEGMTDESVETFYSCLLCQSFAPSHVCVISPERTGLCGSYNWMDCKASFDINPIGPNQPVSKGQTLDPRLGQWKGVNEYVFKASRGNVDHYNFYSIISDPMTACGCMECISAILPLCNGVMTVNREYTDMTPCGMKFTTLAGTIGGGVTTPGFVGHSKYNITQRKFLAAEEGIKRLVWMPRSLKEEIADLFNERANEIGIPDLLNRVADETVGTTEEAILSFLTEMNHPALSLDPLL
- the acsC gene encoding acetyl-CoA decarbonylase/synthase complex subunit gamma, with product MALSGIEIFKYLPRTNCGKCGVPTCLAFAMSLAAGKAELSACPFVTAESKAKLEEASAPPIRPITISTGNKTLKVGGETVLFRHEKRFENPPGLAITISDTMPEAEIDRRLKALKFYTYNRVGATLRPELVALKYESGNPETYASLASRAKAETDAGIILLCKAVDGIVAAANACSERKPVLCAITESNLDLLAPIAVDYKLPVVARSESLDGLAELTDRLVKLGIKDIILDSGARNIKSALADQVALRRLALLKKFRLLGYPTIAFPGEMTDNPLKEALIASIMVAKYAGIIVLSDFRGETLFPLLVARMNLFSDPQRPQATAEGIYEINGPDENSPVAITCNFSLTYFIVSGEIENTRMPAHLLIKDTEGLSVMTAWAAGKFGADNIGGFVKKSGIADRIKHRKIIIPGYIAQESGGLEEQLPGWEIMVGPREAAHLLSYLKSNWK
- a CDS encoding DUF3786 domain-containing protein translates to MKPNEQKPKLPSPPGYDQAYGQSYELAFDRLTEVDPTILGMRSGASLGPGQGIKLDFLNFPVIVDIRQRSVTAAGFPLLSISDKLVILHYLVTAGGKPASGKLISFKDLPEGSGYFPTFYKRAIAPIVNIFNKSVGDLIGAAKNIGGTQIAMGDLGLSIPVFARVTLNWVFWRGDDLLPPEGSILFDASITDYLPVEDVAVLCHSVANRLAA
- a CDS encoding response regulator transcription factor, whose protein sequence is MESTEKIKVLLADDHVIVREGTKELVQRQPDMQVVAEASDGVEAVELARVYRPDVIVMDIAMPNMNGIEATKQIKKIQPSTAVLILTAYDSDQYIMALLEAGAAGYLLKNVRGNQLIDAIRAVYSGESILQPSTTRRVIDHLKVKAVKTDDDTSSNTLTEREMEVLKLAARGVSNRDIAEQLFVSTRTVQTHLSNIFKKLDVASRTEAILYDLKRGWFYMEELP
- a CDS encoding sensor histidine kinase, giving the protein MLLPVTYAALVFGMRFGLLALLIAIGIIMPNLFLSQSGPTQDDIIEIIGIVIIGLVVNLWLESYETDKRHRQVAYLRLENAQRELQRMQQNLRFYLKQITIAQEEERRRIAQELHDETAQDLIALSRKVDGFMTLHPALPSTDESYLEDMHQHINRTLSGVRRFSQDLRPSVLDDLGLIPALDWLIPELSKHYKIKIELKINGEAKRFPPEAELVLFRIVQESLRNVGKHAMATEVLVTVDFEPETTVFTVRDNGRGFHPPDRIGDLAVSGKLGLTGMQERAQLIGAKLSIKSVSGEGTTVKVELPNPSEHTEHPY
- a CDS encoding (Fe-S)-binding protein, which gives rise to MLGTKSPFQEVADLIIESGGDALKQCYQCGTCTATCPWRDYTSFLPRRMFQEAWLGLTDFESESLWRCVTCNKCVERCPRGVPIIDLMRALRRSVIGMGIAEAPSALAGALRNLSAVGNPMGEPTGNRNAWAADLDIKRFDQNTHYLYFPCCVTSYDPNLKSVARATTRILTHAGIDFGILEGAVCCGESARKAGDEALFQQLVGTNSSLFETNGVKKIIVNSPHCFDTFAREYPEIGARFEIIHTSQLFSELTRQGRLKPGKNTQRKVTYHDPCYLGRHNGVYDDPRQLIKEITGVDFIEIEPNKAESLCCGGGGGRIWMDTPRDERFCEDRLKQALITGANTLVTACPYCLSNFKDSSLNQSASETIDIMDISELLAEAL